Genomic window (Culex pipiens pallens isolate TS chromosome 3, TS_CPP_V2, whole genome shotgun sequence):
CGATCGTGCACGACCAGCTGGGTGATGCCATGCAGCTGTTCAATGTCTGCTTCTCGACGGAAGCACTGCTAAATCTAGCACCTGGATTTGCGTTCATCATTTTCGCACTGTTTGGGCTGGTGCACTCGTACGCCGCAAGTGACGACGAGCACACGCACAGTTGGGCCGCGTCCAACGTGATCTACGCTGGGATGTACGTTGTGCAGCTGGTGCAACTGATCGTGGTGGCGAGCCTGGTGAACTGCGAGGTGAGGACATCTTTGAATATTCTTGTGATATTAAGAGTTTGAAGTCTTTACAGTGCAAGCATACAGCGATCCTCGTTCATAAGGTTGCCTGCTATGGAAGACATGATTCGGTCGTCCTCCGAGAGCTCCGCATAGTGTCCCAACAGATGTGGCACAAAGCACCTGTAATCACCTGTGGACTGTTTTATTACGATTGGGAGCTGATGTATACGGTAAGCGTTAGTTCTATCGTTTGTTCGGCTACtgacaaatttataaattatgtaTTCAAGATGGCTGGATCGCTTGCCTCATATCTGCTCATCTTGATTCAGTTCGATTTGGGCAACATTGACTACGCTAAGCTAAATGattaattgtaaattgtaattgGTGTAATAAACGTTGTTCTCAGTTGTTTCACTGTAGCATTCAGTTACAATGCGTTGGTTCAAGGTAAACGGTTTGCTCGACACGCTGCGTCCTGTTTACCTAGCATCCAACATTCTTCTAGTGAACTTCACCTCCTACAACTTTGCAACTCGAACCGTACATCGGACGTTGTTCGACCTGACCCGGTTCGTCTTCACCCTGCTGCTGGACGTCTTTCTGACGTGGCGTGCCATTCAAGCATGTCAAGCCTTCCTGAAGGGTACCGAGTCGATACTCATCAACGGAGGCCTGTACGGATCGATCGTGCTGAACTTCCTCCTTACCTCGTCGATTCCGCTGTGGAACAGCCTCAACGGGACGGCGATATTCGAGATGTTCCAAGGTATAGAGGCCTGCAACGACGAGCTGCAGCCGCTGGGAGTTTGGATCGATCTGCAGAAGCGTCACCTTGCGTTCACGGTGTACGCGGTGCTGTCCACGAGCAACGGGTTCTTTGTGCTGATCATAAACTGGTTCTTTCCGTCCGTGGTGGAGAAAATCACCGTCCCCGACATGTTTCCGGACGGCTGGGCTATACTTGCCTTGTCGCGAACCAATTTCATCTCCGGGATCAGCAGTTGCTACAGTACCCTTACCCTGCTGGCCATCAGGAAATACTTCAACCTTCTAAATCAGACGGTGGCGTAAGCGTCCCAAATCACAAGTCTCGAAAGATTCTCACTCAGAACCTCCTTCCAGCAACTTCTTCCCAACCAGCATTGATTCAAATCCCTCCAACTCAGAACTCAACTCCGTGCAGCTAATCCGGAAACTAGCCATCATGCACGACCGGCTCAGCCGCTCGGTAGAGCTGTTCAACCGCTGCTTCGCCTCGCAGTTGCTGTTCCTCACCTGCTCGGGGTTCGGCTTCACGCTGTTCAGCACGTTCGGTGTGATTCACTCGTTTGCGACGAACGCCCCGGAAGACGACCGTCGCATTGCCATGGTCAACATCGGGTACGACGGGTTGCTCATGATCACCATCGTGACGTTTGTGGTATTTTCGAGTTTGGTTCACGATGAGGTATGTAtctgtttaaatttttggtgtCATGCTCTTGATATCATCGTTACAGGGAAGGGCAACCGCTGTGATGATCCACAAGGCGATTGCGTACGGATCGTACGATAGACGAACCCTCCGGGAGTTGCGTGCCCTTTCGCAGCAGCTTGGGAGTCGATCAACGGTGATCTCCTGCGGTTTGATCGACTTTAACTGGGAGTTCTTCTATACGGTTTGGTTTCTGGTGTGAGTTTGGTTTCGCTTGATAAGAAAATgctcttttttcagtttattgggACTTTGACGTCATACCTCGTGATACTTCTGCAGTTTGATTTGGGAAATCTGAAATTgacttaaatattttcaatcaataAACCGAAACATGATGAAGAGTATCTCTCAGAAACTCTGAAGGAaatcattgaatatctcgattTTGTATTGTTTACCAACTATAGTCGTCTTTGATCTGTGCTTGGGTcaggggggcgacatctatatcgCAGTACAGGCAGCTCAACCGCAGCCAACACAAGCTGTTAATTACGGTACTAAAACAAAGCCAGAACATAAGGGAGCTGTCACTTAAGGCACCAAAACAAAACTagaacaaaagaacagctgttcattatggaaccaaaacaaagcaactgcgcactgtaaaaaagtaccaaaacttcaggcataaaatggaaagAAACTGCTAatgtttttcaatgtaaaattataCCGCTATTGACGTTGAAAACGTTAATTAAAATTACATCTGGCCGGTGACCTTATTTAGAATTGTACTTTTATCACTtgaaacgtttaacttaactactgtgtaatttgcagggggatgctaaaggccgccatcttgggtgattgagatAATAACGCACGCAAATTGCGCACggtgaaaacaattttttatcaataattcaatttttgttataagaattactgtagtaaaagtcaaattacacagtagttaagttaaatgtttcatgtgataaaagtacaacttaAAATGAggcccgatgtgtgcttaataatcCCAACTATAGTAgtttattttacaaataaatttataaaaatcaccTCATAAACATACACCAACTTTTAAACTTACATTGTGGTAAAAGTatacataaaaacaataattacttcGTTTCCATTTTATACCTGCAGTTTTTCTACTTatttttacagtgcgcagtttctttgttttggttccgtaacgaacagctATTCTTTTGTgctggtgccgaagttgacagcttgtgttggctgcgggcgagctgcctgtagtgagatatagatgtcgccccctGGTAATTTGACATTTACCAGGGAGAAGTGAATACTCTTTGCTTTTACTAcagtaattcaaaaattatgtaaaaaaataattgaattaaaaaaaaattggtttttactGTGCGTTGTTTTCGCGCGATATTAATCTCAACCCCCCAAGATGGCTGCCGTTAGCATCCCCCTGGCTTGGGACAGTCGCTAATTTTCCAAAAGCAGGAGCCATTATGGTACcgcaaacaaataaacaaactcgcactttttcgtgtttgacggTTTGCCAATTTCGCAAACTTTTTTGTGTCAAACtagcaaacaaggcaaaatgtatacagactgacgtttgtacaaacaaatccaggcaaacaaacaaagcaggcaagctggcaaactgtcaaaaagtgcgaattTCTTTgtcgtagtgtaatagctccttcagATTTGTTGTCGGAGTTTGAGTCGCTAaaagaggtattagactatggcaaacaaaaaatgtcgcactttttgacagtttgacagtttgccagtttttttttgcagaaacgttagcttgcatacattttgcattgtttgcgagtttggcaaactgtcaaacacgaaaaagtgcgagtttgttcgtgatagtctaatacctccttaaagaTTAAAAATCTTAGTCTTTAATCTTCGGAAAGTCGCGCAAAAAAAACTACAAGGGCAGTGCATCtgtaagaaatttgaaaaaaaaaatcgaatataatTCACCAATTTTAGTCGTCTTTGTTCTGCAGTTGGGTTAAATCAACTTTGTACGGAAGTTGTTGTCGGAGTCACTAACTCTCCAAAAGCTAGAGTCAAATTAGAAGCCAGCGTTTGAGTAACTAAAGATTCAAAGTCTAAGCCCTTAAACCCATACGATTACGGCTTAAACAACATAAATTTCCTCAAGTTCCTCCCCACTCCAGAACGCCGATTTTCAGAGGCTCGTACGTCAAACTTTCGGCACGCGTTGAGCATCATTTAACCCGTCACAATTACCTCGTTAACGGGGCCAAACTTTTTCTACACACATAGCTCTGCTCTGCTTATTACACGGTTACCCAGAAACCCGGAAGTATGAAAAATGATGTCACATTTGCCAGAGTACTTGCAATATATTTACCCTGAACGCAGGGGTCGCTAGAGAGAAAAGAAACTAAATTCAGTTGTTTCGAATGTACGCATACGATAGGGCGCACTCTTACAGTAGAACTTCGATGGTTTGACAACTTGCTTTGGAAataccgtggagaatttcccttgtccccttaaaaaagtggagcataaACATTGGAGTTTTCAAGCAAAGCGTTAAAATGTCAAACCACCGCAGTTCTACTGTGAAACTCACTTGTAAAAATACACATGAGCGAGCACGACTCGGCGAACAAATTGCTATTCTTCGCGTTTCCGGTTCCAACCTGGAACCCGGTGGAATGAATGGCATTCTTTCAAgtgttgtaaaaaaatgtaagcaggtgtgtgtgtgtcataTATAGAAGGTGACACGGAGAACAATGCCATTGCATTACATTCTTGTAGACAATATATGAcactaaagaagaaaaaaaaaactgcgaaaaaaagttttgcgtgCGAGTTACATGAATAAAATTACGTCAAAATGTGTTCAAGAAGTTCATTAATTTGGTGGAATACTTGTCGAGCACGAACTCGTTTGAGCGATGTAGAATGAAGGAGAATGTAACTCTTGGGTGCTgcaaatgttcaattattacCAATATCAACATAGAAATAAAATGTAACCCTCAGACTTGCTGTCATCAATATCCCGCTATAATTGGACAACCACACAGTCTGCTGAAGTGGGTGTGTGCTCTGAAACCACATTATTATCGATAATTTCACCCCAAACCGCAACTCAACACTTGCGCTTCTCTGCAGAGTAGTTTTGGGGTTGACCTTTTCCACACAAGCGCACACACTCACACGAGTCCTTCAACGGGTGGTGGAGTGCAATTTTGGTCTTTTGAACTAGAAACGTAGAAAGCCTTCAAGCGAGAGGGTTGCCAAATCACCCGGAATATCATGCGGCCGGAATCACGTCCTTGTCCGGATGCAAACTCAAACTGGCGTCGTCGCCGGATCGTTGAAGGTTGGCTGTAACCCTTTCGAGCCCGAGCTACTAAAGCGTTTCGTAGTTGATGTTCTTCAAGTCAAACTGTATCAGAATGACGAGGTACGTCGTGAGCGTGCCGGCCATCTGTCAAAAAAGAGTTTGATAATTAAACAGGTCTTCAGGGGATGACAAATACCAACCCGGTAAAACAGTTCCCAGTTGAAGTCGTACAAGTGGCATGTGATCCGTGGCGAGTGATGGCTCAACTGCTGCGAGAAGGTGCGAAGTTCTTTCAAGACTCGTTTTTCGAATCTTCCGTACGCTATTACTTTGTGGATCACAACTACCGTACGTGAGCACTGAAATTAAGGATATTATTAAGTTGGAATTGGTTGTAAAATGGCAACGACAACCTCCGAGTTCACAACACTCGCCAACGCCATGAATTCCACGATGTAAAAGACAAACAAGCCATCGAGGACCATGTTGGTGCGGGAGAGCCACCGCATTTCCGCCGTCACATTGGTTGTGTACGAGTGGATCAGGAAGAACGCCGAGAATATGGTGAACGCGTAGCCAGCCCACATCAGGACCGCGTACTGCATTGAGAAGCAGTGGTTGAATAGGTGCACCGTGTTACTGAGTCGTTCGTGCAGCTTGGCCAACGTTTGGATCAAGCGCTGAGTGGATGGTACGTCTCCAACGTGTGAAGCCTGCGTTTGAACGGACGTTGGAAAGtatttgctgaaaaaatttAGCCTTTTTGAAGTTCTGAACCAATAGAACTTTTGTTGTTCCTTACCAAATCGCTTCGTTGAGCAGCTTAAAGTGAGTTCTGAGCGATAGAAGCGTAAGAGAAGAGTAGCAGTTGCAAAGACACAGTATCAGCAGCATGCGAGCAAAAGCGAACGTCGACCTAAAGTCCGTGTACAACCGATCCATTCCAACCCACTTGAACAGTGACGGTGCGTAACTGTAGGTCAGCAGCACTTGGAACGGCAAGCTCACAAAGTACGTCACGTACACCGTGGCCAGTATGAACTTCCTCCGGTGATTCACAGTCAGTCCCAGCACCAGCAGCTCATCGCTACACCTGGCAATGTTGTTGTACAGCTCAAAGATGACAAAGCCGTTGTAGTTGTTCCACCAGGGCACGGTCACCGCAAAAAGGCAGCAAAGCACCGTAGCTCCGTACGTTCCCACGTTGACCAGGACGGAATCGGTCAGACTTAGGAAGGCCAGGATCGCTCGCAGTCCACAGGACGCGCTGTAAACATcgagcagtgctgccagcacgAAGCAGACCAGATCCGTCAAAGACCGGTGCACGATCCGGGCGGAAAAGTCGATGGTGGTAAAATGGACCAGCAGAAGCCGGGACGCACGGTACACGGGTCGTATAGTGTCGAAGTAGGTGCGCGCCACGAACCAGCTCATCGCGAGTTCTCACTGGGATGTGTAGGGAATTCAGTTGGATAATCATTCGGTAAAATTAGCTCGTTTTTGATTGATtagaagatatttcatgatgcATTAGTATCCATTACTCAAATTAGAATTCTTAAAATCAGTCGTTTAAGGGCTAAATATGTCATCCAAACCCTGTTTTCCAACTGTACGGTAATCAGCAAACCTATCCATAGGCGGCCCCTTGCTGGAATCGTCTCTTCCCAGTGTACGTACTCCCCACGTCATGTGAAATGTGCCATCTTGGTTTCGAAGTTGGTGGTTGCTCACTGCTGTTCACTCAGCTAGAAGTGACATAAAGCAAACCaattttattgcgttaatttccGGTTGCAATTCCAACTGGTACTCTGGATTCCGTAGAATCTTCCGTGCGCTTCCTTCCGAGCCTGATGAGAGCCAGATGCCCCCATCCAAAGTGAACATCGTCAGTTGAGTTCTAACTAGACAGGCTTGACTGCAGGGAATTCGTCTTCAATGAAGGCATTAGCCGTGGCGGCGGTGGAACAGTTTATGTTCGGCAAACAACAGCGCAAACAGATGTGTTTCTTGCAAGACGACACGATATGGGAACGCAAATTAACATAATAGACGCACGCTAGCGTGTCTCCTCCCCCACGCGACTCATTGTTGGCAGAAATGTTTACCGGTTGTCAGCCTGTAGAATATGAAGGTAAGAACCTCTAAGGTAGAACGTCGATTGGTGGTCCTGGTTATTCTCAATGTTATTATTCTCACAACCATTGTGGTACCCTTAAAGTCCTGTTCGTGGATTTGCTCACTACTGCGGAAGTACTAATAATAGTTTCCGGTGAGTTGTACCAAATCGGAAGGACACGCGCAGTCTGTTGTCACTGAAACCCGCTTGATGGCCGTAGACAACACGGACCCCCCTCCGTTCAGGGACGATGCAGCGCGATTGTCAAGCAGATTAGAATTAGTGCCGTTTCCGCATCTTAACGTAATCGCTTTATGGCGTTTTGAATAGCTCAAGGAGGAGCCTTTTCCCCGCGAGAGTGCTTAAGTTGTTTCAGTTTGCTTTAGAATTTTGTCagaagcagcaacagcaacagcaacagcaacagcaacagcaacagcaacagcaacagcaacagcaacagcaacagcaacagcaacagcaacagcaacagcaacagcaacagcaacagcaacagcaacagcaacagcaacagcaacagcaacagcaacagcaacagcaacagcaacagcaacagcaacagcaacagcaacagcaacagcaacagcaacagcaacagcaacagcaacagcaacagcaacagcaacagcaacagcaacagcaacagcaacagcaacagcaacagcaacagcaacagcaacagcaacagcaacagcaacagcaacagcaacagcaacagcaacagcaacagcaacagcaacagcaacagcaacagcaacagcaacagcaacagcaacagcaacagcaacagcaacagcaacagcaacagcaacagcaacagcaaaacCAAACCATTTGACCTCATTTAAGAACAGCTTTTGTAGATGAAAAATGACAACCGGACAACTTTAAGTAAAGCAGATTGTTCTGCACGATCGCGTTTCGCCATTTACATCGCCGGGTCACGggattttaattattaattaacaGGATTCACGCTTCATTGGACCAGCCAATTACGGCACCACACCCATCGGATGACAGATGGTATTAATTATGGACCAAATAGCCACTGACGTGGACAGCTGGTGGATGGTGAAtggaggtggtggtggtggcgcatTGATCAGATTTAAAACAGAAGGAAATTACAGAAGCAGCAATTATTGACACGGGGCTTACTCATTATGGTTTGGGCATTGTTATGGATTTATTCAATAAAGttacaaggttttttttttgtagaaaaaaggattttgtttttgttcacgACTATTtcactttgcatttttttatgacgAGCTTGTTATAGGAAGCAATTAAGCGAGAAAGCCTTTATTTCTATTTCGATGTTATAAATTAAGTCGAATACATTTCCATCGCCAGCTGAAAGCGATCTCCTTTTATAACAATGGATGAAGTAAGACAGCGAGCAAGTTGCTAACTCTCGTTTttctttacttaaaa
Coding sequences:
- the LOC120421595 gene encoding uncharacterized protein LOC120421595; the protein is MRWFKVNGLLDTLRPVYLASNILLVNFTSYNFATRTVHRTLFDLTRFVFTLLLDVFLTWRAIQACQAFLKGTESILINGGLYGSIVLNFLLTSSIPLWNSLNGTAIFEMFQGIEACNDELQPLGVWIDLQKRHLAFTVYAVLSTSNGFFVLIINWFFPSVVEKITVPDMFPDGWAILALSRTNFISGISSCYSTLTLLAIRKYFNLLNQTVASHSEPPSSNFFPTSIDSNPSNSELNSVQLIRKLAIMHDRLSRSVELFNRCFASQLLFLTCSGFGFTLFSTFGVIHSFATNAPEDDRRIAMVNIGYDGLLMITIVTFVVFSSLVHDEGRATAVMIHKAIAYGSYDRRTLRELRALSQQLGSRSTVISCGLIDFNWEFFYTFIGTLTSYLVILLQFDLGNLKLT
- the LOC120421596 gene encoding putative gustatory receptor 22a; this encodes MSWFVARTYFDTIRPVYRASRLLLVHFTTIDFSARIVHRSLTDLVCFVLAALLDVYSASCGLRAILAFLSLTDSVLVNVGTYGATVLCCLFAVTVPWWNNYNGFVIFELYNNIARCSDELLVLGLTVNHRRKFILATVYVTYFVSLPFQVLLTYSYAPSLFKWVGMDRLYTDFRSTFAFARMLLILCLCNCYSSLTLLSLRTHFKLLNEAICKYFPTSVQTQASHVGDVPSTQRLIQTLAKLHERLSNTVHLFNHCFSMQYAVLMWAGYAFTIFSAFFLIHSYTTNVTAEMRWLSRTNMVLDGLFVFYIVEFMALASVVNSECSRTVVVIHKVIAYGRFEKRVLKELRTFSQQLSHHSPRITCHLYDFNWELFYRMAGTLTTYLVILIQFDLKNINYETL